One window of Kryptolebias marmoratus isolate JLee-2015 linkage group LG3, ASM164957v2, whole genome shotgun sequence genomic DNA carries:
- the slc44a2 gene encoding choline transporter-like protein 2 isoform X4, which produces MELEEKNPEPKYGPSRKFDPNFKGPIQNRSCTDILCCILFIIALLGYFAVGILAWSQGDPKKVIYPTDSRGQFCGQSGTPLEKKRLLFYFNILKCASPLVLLEFQCPTTQLCVEKCPDRYLTLVKAMSGNAEDQEYYSGFCKQEVDFAKLSTPEILRDDLCPAMLFPSKAFTRRCLPALEKRKGGVIVVGNVTTFTDDDNNKINASDLLEASKKSNYALEARQVAMRIFEDYTQSWHWILLGLVIAMVVSLIFIVLLRFLAGVMVWVMIVLVILVIGYGIFHCYMEYAALKGEPGADVTIRDLGLQTDFSVYLQIRQTWLAFMIILAIVEVVIILLLIFLRKRILIAIALIKEASRAIGHVMSAMFYPLLTFALLAVVIAYWAITAVFLSTSNEQIYKVKSKFNCSFAGQTCDPKTFNTSNTSMQCPDADCSFAFYGGETVYHRYLILFQFYNVFLFFWCANFVTALGQVTLSGAFASYYWAFKKPDDIPAFPIFSSLGRALRYHTGSLAFGSLILSLVQVIRVILEYLDHKLKAAQNKFAKFLLSCLKCCFWCLEKCIKFLNRNAYIMVAIYGKNFCSSARDAFFLLMRNIVRVAVLDKVTDFLLFLGKLLVVGIVGIFSFFFFSGRIKAAEDAAPSLNYYWVPILTVVVGAYLIAHGFFSVYAMCVDTLFLCFLEDLERNDGSTERPYFMSQNLLTLMKKSNDEPKSVD; this is translated from the exons GGCCGTCCAGAAAGTTTGACCCAAACTTTAAAGGACCAATCCAGAACAG GAGCTGCACAGATATCCTCTGCTGCATCCTCTTCATCATCGCCCTGCTGGGGTACTTCGCCGTTGGCATCCTTG CCTGGTCTCAGGGTGACCCCAAAAAGGTGATTTATCCCACAGACAGCAGGGGGCAGTTCTGTGGACAGTCTGGGACGCCTCTGGA GAAGAAACGTCTCCTGTTCTACTTCAACATCCTGAAATGTGCCAGTCCTCTGGTGCTGCTGGAGTTCCAGTGCCCGACCACGCAG CTATGCGTGGAGAAGTGTCCGGACAGGTACCTCACTTTGGTGAAAGCCATGTCAGGCAACGCTGAAGACCAAGAATACTACTCAGGATTCTGcaagcaggaagtggacttCGCCAAACTG AGTACGCCAGAGATCCTGAGGGACGACCTGTGTCCCGCCATGTTGTTTCCCAGCAAAGCCT TCACGCGGCGCTGCCTCCCTGCCCTGGAAAAGAGAAAAGGCGGCGTGATCGTGGTGGGGAACGTGACCACCTTCACTGacgacgacaacaacaaaatcaacgCCTCCGACCTCCTGGAGGCGTCGAA GAAATCAAATTACGCGCTGGAAGCTCGTCAGGTGGCCATGAGAATCTTCGAGGACTACACTCAGTCTTGGCACTGGATTTTACT CGGTCTGGTGATCGCCATGGTGGTCAGCTTGATCTTCATCGTGCTGCTGCGGTTCCTGGCGGGCGTCATGGTGTGGGTCATGATCGTTCTGGTCATTCTCGTCATCGGATACG GTATTTTCCACTGCTACATGGAGTACGCCGCGCTGAAAGGGGAACCCGGCGCCGACGTGACCATCCGCGATCTGGGCCTGCAGACGGACTTCTCCGTGTACCTGCAGATCCGACAGACCTGGCTGGCCTTCA TGATTATCCTGGCCATCGTGGAGGTCGTCATCATCCTGCTGCTCATCTTCCTCAGGAAGAGAATCCTGATCGCCATCGCCCTCATCAAAGAGGCCAGCAG AGCAATCGGCCATGTTATGTCAGCCATGTTCTACCCCCTGCTGACCTTCGCCCTCCTGGCCGTGGTGATCGCCTACTGGGCCATTACTGCTGT ATTCTTGTCTACGTCGAACGAGCAGATCTACAAGGTCAAAAGCAAATTCAACTGCTCGTTCGCCGGGCAGACCTGCGACCCCAAG acttTTAACACCTCGAACACTTCGATGCAGTGTCCGGACGCAGACTGCTCGTTCGCTTTTTACGGCGGCGAGACGGTCTACCACCGATACCTCATCCTGTTTCAGTTCTACAAcgtcttcctcttcttctggtGCGCAAACTTCGTGACGGCTCTGGGCCAGGTGACCCTGTCGGGGGCGTTTGCGTCGTACTACTGGGCCTTTAAGAAGCCGGATGATATCCCTGCTTTCCCCATCTTCTCTTCTCTGGGACGAGCTCTCAG ATACCACACAGGCTCCCTGGCTTTTGGCTCCCTGATCCTGTCTTTGGTCCAAGTCATCAGGGTCATCCTGGAGTACCTGGATCACAAGTTAAAAG CCGCTCAGAACAAGTTTGCAaagtttctgctcagctgcttGAAGTGCTGCTTCTGGTGTCTGGAGAAATGCATCAAGTTCCTGAACAGGAACGCCTACATCATG gttGCAATTTACGGGAAAAATTTCTGCAGCTCGGCTCGAGACGCCTTCTTCCTTCTCATGAGGAACATCGTCAG AGTGGCTGTTTTAGATAAAGTGACCGACTTCCTGCTGTTCCTCGGGAAGCTCCTCGTTGTGGGAATCGTTG gaattttctctttcttcttcttctctgggaGAATTAAAGCCGCCGAGGACGCCGCGCCGTCTCTCAACTACTACTGGGTGCCAATTCTG ACGGTGGTAGTGGGAGCCTACCTGATTGCCCACGGCTTCTTCAGCGTGTACGCCATGTGCGTGGAcactctgtttctgtgtttct TGGAGGACTTGGAACGCAACGATGGATCGACCGAGAGGCCGTATTTCATGTCGCAGAACTTGCTCACCCTCATGAAGAAAAGCAACGACGAGCCCAAATCTGTAGACTAA
- the slc44a2 gene encoding choline transporter-like protein 2 isoform X3, which translates to MTKYENMGPSRKFDPNFKGPIQNRSCTDILCCILFIIALLGYFAVGILAWSQGDPKKVIYPTDSRGQFCGQSGTPLEKKRLLFYFNILKCASPLVLLEFQCPTTQLCVEKCPDRYLTLVKAMSGNAEDQEYYSGFCKQEVDFAKLSTPEILRDDLCPAMLFPSKAFTRRCLPALEKRKGGVIVVGNVTTFTDDDNNKINASDLLEASKKSNYALEARQVAMRIFEDYTQSWHWILLGLVIAMVVSLIFIVLLRFLAGVMVWVMIVLVILVIGYGIFHCYMEYAALKGEPGADVTIRDLGLQTDFSVYLQIRQTWLAFMIILAIVEVVIILLLIFLRKRILIAIALIKEASRAIGHVMSAMFYPLLTFALLAVVIAYWAITAVFLSTSNEQIYKVKSKFNCSFAGQTCDPKTFNTSNTSMQCPDADCSFAFYGGETVYHRYLILFQFYNVFLFFWCANFVTALGQVTLSGAFASYYWAFKKPDDIPAFPIFSSLGRALRYHTGSLAFGSLILSLVQVIRVILEYLDHKLKAAQNKFAKFLLSCLKCCFWCLEKCIKFLNRNAYIMVAIYGKNFCSSARDAFFLLMRNIVRVAVLDKVTDFLLFLGKLLVVGIVGIFSFFFFSGRIKAAEDAAPSLNYYWVPILTVVVGAYLIAHGFFSVYAMCVDTLFLCFLEDLERNDGSTERPYFMSQNLLTLMKKSNDEPKSVD; encoded by the exons GGCCGTCCAGAAAGTTTGACCCAAACTTTAAAGGACCAATCCAGAACAG GAGCTGCACAGATATCCTCTGCTGCATCCTCTTCATCATCGCCCTGCTGGGGTACTTCGCCGTTGGCATCCTTG CCTGGTCTCAGGGTGACCCCAAAAAGGTGATTTATCCCACAGACAGCAGGGGGCAGTTCTGTGGACAGTCTGGGACGCCTCTGGA GAAGAAACGTCTCCTGTTCTACTTCAACATCCTGAAATGTGCCAGTCCTCTGGTGCTGCTGGAGTTCCAGTGCCCGACCACGCAG CTATGCGTGGAGAAGTGTCCGGACAGGTACCTCACTTTGGTGAAAGCCATGTCAGGCAACGCTGAAGACCAAGAATACTACTCAGGATTCTGcaagcaggaagtggacttCGCCAAACTG AGTACGCCAGAGATCCTGAGGGACGACCTGTGTCCCGCCATGTTGTTTCCCAGCAAAGCCT TCACGCGGCGCTGCCTCCCTGCCCTGGAAAAGAGAAAAGGCGGCGTGATCGTGGTGGGGAACGTGACCACCTTCACTGacgacgacaacaacaaaatcaacgCCTCCGACCTCCTGGAGGCGTCGAA GAAATCAAATTACGCGCTGGAAGCTCGTCAGGTGGCCATGAGAATCTTCGAGGACTACACTCAGTCTTGGCACTGGATTTTACT CGGTCTGGTGATCGCCATGGTGGTCAGCTTGATCTTCATCGTGCTGCTGCGGTTCCTGGCGGGCGTCATGGTGTGGGTCATGATCGTTCTGGTCATTCTCGTCATCGGATACG GTATTTTCCACTGCTACATGGAGTACGCCGCGCTGAAAGGGGAACCCGGCGCCGACGTGACCATCCGCGATCTGGGCCTGCAGACGGACTTCTCCGTGTACCTGCAGATCCGACAGACCTGGCTGGCCTTCA TGATTATCCTGGCCATCGTGGAGGTCGTCATCATCCTGCTGCTCATCTTCCTCAGGAAGAGAATCCTGATCGCCATCGCCCTCATCAAAGAGGCCAGCAG AGCAATCGGCCATGTTATGTCAGCCATGTTCTACCCCCTGCTGACCTTCGCCCTCCTGGCCGTGGTGATCGCCTACTGGGCCATTACTGCTGT ATTCTTGTCTACGTCGAACGAGCAGATCTACAAGGTCAAAAGCAAATTCAACTGCTCGTTCGCCGGGCAGACCTGCGACCCCAAG acttTTAACACCTCGAACACTTCGATGCAGTGTCCGGACGCAGACTGCTCGTTCGCTTTTTACGGCGGCGAGACGGTCTACCACCGATACCTCATCCTGTTTCAGTTCTACAAcgtcttcctcttcttctggtGCGCAAACTTCGTGACGGCTCTGGGCCAGGTGACCCTGTCGGGGGCGTTTGCGTCGTACTACTGGGCCTTTAAGAAGCCGGATGATATCCCTGCTTTCCCCATCTTCTCTTCTCTGGGACGAGCTCTCAG ATACCACACAGGCTCCCTGGCTTTTGGCTCCCTGATCCTGTCTTTGGTCCAAGTCATCAGGGTCATCCTGGAGTACCTGGATCACAAGTTAAAAG CCGCTCAGAACAAGTTTGCAaagtttctgctcagctgcttGAAGTGCTGCTTCTGGTGTCTGGAGAAATGCATCAAGTTCCTGAACAGGAACGCCTACATCATG gttGCAATTTACGGGAAAAATTTCTGCAGCTCGGCTCGAGACGCCTTCTTCCTTCTCATGAGGAACATCGTCAG AGTGGCTGTTTTAGATAAAGTGACCGACTTCCTGCTGTTCCTCGGGAAGCTCCTCGTTGTGGGAATCGTTG gaattttctctttcttcttcttctctgggaGAATTAAAGCCGCCGAGGACGCCGCGCCGTCTCTCAACTACTACTGGGTGCCAATTCTG ACGGTGGTAGTGGGAGCCTACCTGATTGCCCACGGCTTCTTCAGCGTGTACGCCATGTGCGTGGAcactctgtttctgtgtttct TGGAGGACTTGGAACGCAACGATGGATCGACCGAGAGGCCGTATTTCATGTCGCAGAACTTGCTCACCCTCATGAAGAAAAGCAACGACGAGCCCAAATCTGTAGACTAA
- the slc44a2 gene encoding choline transporter-like protein 2 isoform X1, with protein MTKYENMGPSRKFDPNFKGPIQNRSCTDILCCILFIIALLGYFAVGILAWSQGDPKKVIYPTDSRGQFCGQSGTPLEKKRLLFYFNILKCASPLVLLEFQCPTTQLCVEKCPDRYLTLVKAMSGNAEDQEYYSGFCKQEVDFAKLSTPEILRDDLCPAMLFPSKAFTRRCLPALEKRKGGVIVVGNVTTFTDDDNNKINASDLLEASKKSNYALEARQVAMRIFEDYTQSWHWILLGLVIAMVVSLIFIVLLRFLAGVMVWVMIVLVILVIGYGIFHCYMEYAALKGEPGADVTIRDLGLQTDFSVYLQIRQTWLAFMIILAIVEVVIILLLIFLRKRILIAIALIKEASRAIGHVMSAMFYPLLTFALLAVVIAYWAITAVFLSTSNEQIYKVKSKFNCSFAGQTCDPKTFNTSNTSMQCPDADCSFAFYGGETVYHRYLILFQFYNVFLFFWCANFVTALGQVTLSGAFASYYWAFKKPDDIPAFPIFSSLGRALRYHTGSLAFGSLILSLVQVIRVILEYLDHKLKAAQNKFAKFLLSCLKCCFWCLEKCIKFLNRNAYIMVAIYGKNFCSSARDAFFLLMRNIVRVAVLDKVTDFLLFLGKLLVVGIVGIFSFFFFSGRIKAAEDAAPSLNYYWVPILTVVVGAYLIAHGFFSVYAMCVDTLFLCFCEDLERNDGSSERPYFMSPELHEILSKSPKVEDLCDGAEPADAPKQEGEVKPEEETPLQQQQDGEVQLKQETALKQDNEEKQPLQAKADDEKPKEEKKEKQEVSPADETEKKEEPDAKEAPGKQELKTEEKAEEVPAAAAEAEKEKTGEKKEEKPETKDEDVPSAPQE; from the exons GGCCGTCCAGAAAGTTTGACCCAAACTTTAAAGGACCAATCCAGAACAG GAGCTGCACAGATATCCTCTGCTGCATCCTCTTCATCATCGCCCTGCTGGGGTACTTCGCCGTTGGCATCCTTG CCTGGTCTCAGGGTGACCCCAAAAAGGTGATTTATCCCACAGACAGCAGGGGGCAGTTCTGTGGACAGTCTGGGACGCCTCTGGA GAAGAAACGTCTCCTGTTCTACTTCAACATCCTGAAATGTGCCAGTCCTCTGGTGCTGCTGGAGTTCCAGTGCCCGACCACGCAG CTATGCGTGGAGAAGTGTCCGGACAGGTACCTCACTTTGGTGAAAGCCATGTCAGGCAACGCTGAAGACCAAGAATACTACTCAGGATTCTGcaagcaggaagtggacttCGCCAAACTG AGTACGCCAGAGATCCTGAGGGACGACCTGTGTCCCGCCATGTTGTTTCCCAGCAAAGCCT TCACGCGGCGCTGCCTCCCTGCCCTGGAAAAGAGAAAAGGCGGCGTGATCGTGGTGGGGAACGTGACCACCTTCACTGacgacgacaacaacaaaatcaacgCCTCCGACCTCCTGGAGGCGTCGAA GAAATCAAATTACGCGCTGGAAGCTCGTCAGGTGGCCATGAGAATCTTCGAGGACTACACTCAGTCTTGGCACTGGATTTTACT CGGTCTGGTGATCGCCATGGTGGTCAGCTTGATCTTCATCGTGCTGCTGCGGTTCCTGGCGGGCGTCATGGTGTGGGTCATGATCGTTCTGGTCATTCTCGTCATCGGATACG GTATTTTCCACTGCTACATGGAGTACGCCGCGCTGAAAGGGGAACCCGGCGCCGACGTGACCATCCGCGATCTGGGCCTGCAGACGGACTTCTCCGTGTACCTGCAGATCCGACAGACCTGGCTGGCCTTCA TGATTATCCTGGCCATCGTGGAGGTCGTCATCATCCTGCTGCTCATCTTCCTCAGGAAGAGAATCCTGATCGCCATCGCCCTCATCAAAGAGGCCAGCAG AGCAATCGGCCATGTTATGTCAGCCATGTTCTACCCCCTGCTGACCTTCGCCCTCCTGGCCGTGGTGATCGCCTACTGGGCCATTACTGCTGT ATTCTTGTCTACGTCGAACGAGCAGATCTACAAGGTCAAAAGCAAATTCAACTGCTCGTTCGCCGGGCAGACCTGCGACCCCAAG acttTTAACACCTCGAACACTTCGATGCAGTGTCCGGACGCAGACTGCTCGTTCGCTTTTTACGGCGGCGAGACGGTCTACCACCGATACCTCATCCTGTTTCAGTTCTACAAcgtcttcctcttcttctggtGCGCAAACTTCGTGACGGCTCTGGGCCAGGTGACCCTGTCGGGGGCGTTTGCGTCGTACTACTGGGCCTTTAAGAAGCCGGATGATATCCCTGCTTTCCCCATCTTCTCTTCTCTGGGACGAGCTCTCAG ATACCACACAGGCTCCCTGGCTTTTGGCTCCCTGATCCTGTCTTTGGTCCAAGTCATCAGGGTCATCCTGGAGTACCTGGATCACAAGTTAAAAG CCGCTCAGAACAAGTTTGCAaagtttctgctcagctgcttGAAGTGCTGCTTCTGGTGTCTGGAGAAATGCATCAAGTTCCTGAACAGGAACGCCTACATCATG gttGCAATTTACGGGAAAAATTTCTGCAGCTCGGCTCGAGACGCCTTCTTCCTTCTCATGAGGAACATCGTCAG AGTGGCTGTTTTAGATAAAGTGACCGACTTCCTGCTGTTCCTCGGGAAGCTCCTCGTTGTGGGAATCGTTG gaattttctctttcttcttcttctctgggaGAATTAAAGCCGCCGAGGACGCCGCGCCGTCTCTCAACTACTACTGGGTGCCAATTCTG ACGGTGGTAGTGGGAGCCTACCTGATTGCCCACGGCTTCTTCAGCGTGTACGCCATGTGCGTGGAcactctgtttctgtgtttct GTGAAGACTTGGAAAGGAATGATGGCTCATCTGAGAGGCCTTACTTCATGTCTCCCGAGCTGCACGAGATCCTCTCCAAATCACCGAAGGTGGAGGACCTCTGCGACGGCGCCGAGCCGGCGGACGCTCCGAAACAAGAGGGCGAGGTGAAGCCGGAGGAGGAAACGcctcttcagcagcagcaggacggAGAGGTCCAGCTGAAACAGGAGACAGCGCTCAAGCAGGACAATGAGGAGAAACAGCCGCTGCAGGCCAAGGCGGACGACGAAAAGCcgaaagaggagaagaaggagaagcaGGAGGTCAGTCCGGCGGACGAGACTGAGAAGAAGGAAGAGCCAGACGCGAAAGAAGCCCCGGGAAAGCAGGAGCTGAAAACCGAGGAGAAAGCAGAGGAGGTGCCAGCTGCAGCCGCGGAGGCTGAGAAGGAGAAGACAGgggagaagaaagaggagaaacCGGAGACTAAGGACGAAGACGTCCCATCTGCGCCGCAGGAGTAG
- the slc44a2 gene encoding choline transporter-like protein 2 isoform X2, whose protein sequence is MELEEKNPEPKYGPSRKFDPNFKGPIQNRSCTDILCCILFIIALLGYFAVGILAWSQGDPKKVIYPTDSRGQFCGQSGTPLEKKRLLFYFNILKCASPLVLLEFQCPTTQLCVEKCPDRYLTLVKAMSGNAEDQEYYSGFCKQEVDFAKLSTPEILRDDLCPAMLFPSKAFTRRCLPALEKRKGGVIVVGNVTTFTDDDNNKINASDLLEASKKSNYALEARQVAMRIFEDYTQSWHWILLGLVIAMVVSLIFIVLLRFLAGVMVWVMIVLVILVIGYGIFHCYMEYAALKGEPGADVTIRDLGLQTDFSVYLQIRQTWLAFMIILAIVEVVIILLLIFLRKRILIAIALIKEASRAIGHVMSAMFYPLLTFALLAVVIAYWAITAVFLSTSNEQIYKVKSKFNCSFAGQTCDPKTFNTSNTSMQCPDADCSFAFYGGETVYHRYLILFQFYNVFLFFWCANFVTALGQVTLSGAFASYYWAFKKPDDIPAFPIFSSLGRALRYHTGSLAFGSLILSLVQVIRVILEYLDHKLKAAQNKFAKFLLSCLKCCFWCLEKCIKFLNRNAYIMVAIYGKNFCSSARDAFFLLMRNIVRVAVLDKVTDFLLFLGKLLVVGIVGIFSFFFFSGRIKAAEDAAPSLNYYWVPILTVVVGAYLIAHGFFSVYAMCVDTLFLCFCEDLERNDGSSERPYFMSPELHEILSKSPKVEDLCDGAEPADAPKQEGEVKPEEETPLQQQQDGEVQLKQETALKQDNEEKQPLQAKADDEKPKEEKKEKQEVSPADETEKKEEPDAKEAPGKQELKTEEKAEEVPAAAAEAEKEKTGEKKEEKPETKDEDVPSAPQE, encoded by the exons GGCCGTCCAGAAAGTTTGACCCAAACTTTAAAGGACCAATCCAGAACAG GAGCTGCACAGATATCCTCTGCTGCATCCTCTTCATCATCGCCCTGCTGGGGTACTTCGCCGTTGGCATCCTTG CCTGGTCTCAGGGTGACCCCAAAAAGGTGATTTATCCCACAGACAGCAGGGGGCAGTTCTGTGGACAGTCTGGGACGCCTCTGGA GAAGAAACGTCTCCTGTTCTACTTCAACATCCTGAAATGTGCCAGTCCTCTGGTGCTGCTGGAGTTCCAGTGCCCGACCACGCAG CTATGCGTGGAGAAGTGTCCGGACAGGTACCTCACTTTGGTGAAAGCCATGTCAGGCAACGCTGAAGACCAAGAATACTACTCAGGATTCTGcaagcaggaagtggacttCGCCAAACTG AGTACGCCAGAGATCCTGAGGGACGACCTGTGTCCCGCCATGTTGTTTCCCAGCAAAGCCT TCACGCGGCGCTGCCTCCCTGCCCTGGAAAAGAGAAAAGGCGGCGTGATCGTGGTGGGGAACGTGACCACCTTCACTGacgacgacaacaacaaaatcaacgCCTCCGACCTCCTGGAGGCGTCGAA GAAATCAAATTACGCGCTGGAAGCTCGTCAGGTGGCCATGAGAATCTTCGAGGACTACACTCAGTCTTGGCACTGGATTTTACT CGGTCTGGTGATCGCCATGGTGGTCAGCTTGATCTTCATCGTGCTGCTGCGGTTCCTGGCGGGCGTCATGGTGTGGGTCATGATCGTTCTGGTCATTCTCGTCATCGGATACG GTATTTTCCACTGCTACATGGAGTACGCCGCGCTGAAAGGGGAACCCGGCGCCGACGTGACCATCCGCGATCTGGGCCTGCAGACGGACTTCTCCGTGTACCTGCAGATCCGACAGACCTGGCTGGCCTTCA TGATTATCCTGGCCATCGTGGAGGTCGTCATCATCCTGCTGCTCATCTTCCTCAGGAAGAGAATCCTGATCGCCATCGCCCTCATCAAAGAGGCCAGCAG AGCAATCGGCCATGTTATGTCAGCCATGTTCTACCCCCTGCTGACCTTCGCCCTCCTGGCCGTGGTGATCGCCTACTGGGCCATTACTGCTGT ATTCTTGTCTACGTCGAACGAGCAGATCTACAAGGTCAAAAGCAAATTCAACTGCTCGTTCGCCGGGCAGACCTGCGACCCCAAG acttTTAACACCTCGAACACTTCGATGCAGTGTCCGGACGCAGACTGCTCGTTCGCTTTTTACGGCGGCGAGACGGTCTACCACCGATACCTCATCCTGTTTCAGTTCTACAAcgtcttcctcttcttctggtGCGCAAACTTCGTGACGGCTCTGGGCCAGGTGACCCTGTCGGGGGCGTTTGCGTCGTACTACTGGGCCTTTAAGAAGCCGGATGATATCCCTGCTTTCCCCATCTTCTCTTCTCTGGGACGAGCTCTCAG ATACCACACAGGCTCCCTGGCTTTTGGCTCCCTGATCCTGTCTTTGGTCCAAGTCATCAGGGTCATCCTGGAGTACCTGGATCACAAGTTAAAAG CCGCTCAGAACAAGTTTGCAaagtttctgctcagctgcttGAAGTGCTGCTTCTGGTGTCTGGAGAAATGCATCAAGTTCCTGAACAGGAACGCCTACATCATG gttGCAATTTACGGGAAAAATTTCTGCAGCTCGGCTCGAGACGCCTTCTTCCTTCTCATGAGGAACATCGTCAG AGTGGCTGTTTTAGATAAAGTGACCGACTTCCTGCTGTTCCTCGGGAAGCTCCTCGTTGTGGGAATCGTTG gaattttctctttcttcttcttctctgggaGAATTAAAGCCGCCGAGGACGCCGCGCCGTCTCTCAACTACTACTGGGTGCCAATTCTG ACGGTGGTAGTGGGAGCCTACCTGATTGCCCACGGCTTCTTCAGCGTGTACGCCATGTGCGTGGAcactctgtttctgtgtttct GTGAAGACTTGGAAAGGAATGATGGCTCATCTGAGAGGCCTTACTTCATGTCTCCCGAGCTGCACGAGATCCTCTCCAAATCACCGAAGGTGGAGGACCTCTGCGACGGCGCCGAGCCGGCGGACGCTCCGAAACAAGAGGGCGAGGTGAAGCCGGAGGAGGAAACGcctcttcagcagcagcaggacggAGAGGTCCAGCTGAAACAGGAGACAGCGCTCAAGCAGGACAATGAGGAGAAACAGCCGCTGCAGGCCAAGGCGGACGACGAAAAGCcgaaagaggagaagaaggagaagcaGGAGGTCAGTCCGGCGGACGAGACTGAGAAGAAGGAAGAGCCAGACGCGAAAGAAGCCCCGGGAAAGCAGGAGCTGAAAACCGAGGAGAAAGCAGAGGAGGTGCCAGCTGCAGCCGCGGAGGCTGAGAAGGAGAAGACAGgggagaagaaagaggagaaacCGGAGACTAAGGACGAAGACGTCCCATCTGCGCCGCAGGAGTAG